In Leptospira sp. WS58.C1, a single genomic region encodes these proteins:
- a CDS encoding lysylphosphatidylglycerol synthase transmembrane domain-containing protein — MKKLLVGFGISALSLGFLFWNLDLSGFASILERWQPIYLFPFFVAILWGLLLFSWRWYLLLNRKVPFKTALLSAYIGVGANQFLPARGGDIFRLYLCKKGENIGYGSLVSGIFLEKVLDFSFIFCAGLGALFILGVNGSETKILFPLLGIFGIFSALVIVRLFHKQLISLGEFLFSRIRKKEFFSEKLAPQVAELGSFLTFRNVSSYGVLTAGTWLFGYAIHYTLLQYLVGIHLSPLETVFIMFCGAVGVMVPSAPSGAGVYHASITSGFVLLGRESSEGLVYATTVHLGQMVALGILTTILYVYWSFTEKEKVAVN; from the coding sequence TTGAAAAAATTATTAGTCGGGTTCGGGATTAGCGCTTTATCTCTGGGTTTTTTATTTTGGAACCTGGATCTTTCCGGTTTTGCTTCCATTTTAGAAAGATGGCAGCCAATCTACTTATTTCCGTTCTTTGTCGCCATTCTTTGGGGATTACTTCTGTTCTCCTGGAGATGGTATTTACTTTTAAACAGAAAAGTCCCGTTTAAGACTGCACTTCTTTCCGCATACATAGGAGTCGGAGCCAACCAATTTTTGCCTGCAAGAGGTGGGGATATATTTCGTCTCTATCTTTGCAAAAAAGGAGAAAATATCGGTTACGGAAGTTTGGTTAGCGGTATTTTTTTAGAAAAGGTGTTGGACTTCTCCTTCATATTTTGCGCTGGCCTTGGCGCCCTTTTTATTTTAGGAGTGAACGGGTCCGAAACAAAGATCCTATTTCCTTTATTAGGAATCTTCGGAATATTTTCCGCGCTTGTTATCGTCCGTTTATTCCATAAACAACTGATTTCCTTGGGAGAATTTTTATTTTCCAGAATCAGGAAGAAGGAATTTTTCTCGGAAAAATTAGCGCCACAGGTCGCTGAACTCGGAAGTTTTTTAACTTTTCGTAATGTTTCCAGTTATGGAGTCTTAACAGCCGGCACATGGCTTTTCGGTTATGCGATCCATTATACTCTTTTGCAATACTTGGTCGGGATCCATTTAAGTCCCTTAGAGACCGTATTTATCATGTTCTGCGGTGCCGTGGGTGTAATGGTACCTTCCGCACCATCCGGAGCCGGAGTGTATCATGCTTCCATCACATCGGGATTCGTTTTATTAGGAAGGGAAAGTTCGGAAGGATTGGTATATGCAACCACCGTTCACCTAGGACAAATGGTCGCACTTGGAATTTTGACGACTATACTTTATGTGTACTGGTCTTTTACCGAAAAGGAAAAGGTCGCCGTTAATTAA
- a CDS encoding ABC transporter ATP-binding protein, with the protein MILRINNLSRQYGSTKAVNGISFDINQSDYVAIVGPSGSGKTTLLSMITGMLTSSSGEIYFDTLKLSSMTKGELARFRAKNIGLIFQFSELVSHLSVEENILLPALLVGKFEEQEYREKCEYLISSLNLHTIRNQLPSSLSGGQIQMTAIARALINEPEILLADEPSGDLDPENSELVRKLLSDFNSRGLTILLVTHDMNLAFDAKTIYEMREGSFTRVVK; encoded by the coding sequence ATGATCCTTAGGATTAATAATCTCTCCAGGCAATACGGTTCCACTAAGGCGGTCAATGGGATCTCCTTCGATATCAACCAATCCGACTATGTCGCGATCGTAGGACCTTCCGGTTCCGGAAAGACCACACTACTTTCCATGATCACAGGAATGTTGACCAGTAGTTCCGGAGAGATCTATTTTGATACATTAAAACTTTCCTCCATGACCAAAGGGGAACTTGCTCGATTCAGAGCGAAAAACATAGGATTGATCTTCCAATTTTCGGAACTGGTCTCTCATCTAAGTGTGGAAGAGAATATCCTTCTACCTGCATTACTCGTAGGAAAATTCGAAGAACAGGAATATAGAGAAAAATGTGAGTATCTGATCTCCAGTTTGAATCTTCATACGATACGCAATCAACTTCCAAGTAGTCTTTCCGGCGGTCAGATCCAGATGACGGCGATAGCGAGAGCACTTATCAATGAGCCTGAAATACTTCTTGCGGACGAACCATCCGGCGACTTGGATCCGGAAAACAGCGAATTAGTACGTAAACTTCTCTCAGATTTTAATTCGAGAGGACTCACGATCCTACTCGTGACCCATGATATGAATCTGGCATTCGACGCTAAAACGATCTACGAAATGAGAGAAGGAAGTTTTACCAGAGTCGTTAAATGA
- a CDS encoding TolC family protein — translation MRDFQSEHEQDILDKTSDKKNRSWILLSIFAASAFLFPFGTLVFPETIPFETTSEDKKGSSIYKSNQTTDTASTSTSAAPNSGKVIDWDVDRLTEYAISNNPLYLSEKQNMGIERGRVITASLYRNPVIQFQQQFIGGTPNSQGGSPETAPGMYQEVDVYGVVPLRTRVAKKSFEASIQDFRNFDRIFRMRLRQNYWAFVFLTLLVDTNKEFYENYSDLLELTKFRVQKGDISPLEFERLELERIQVEKFYRDAIVRRQVIEKDLRILTGLSEEEGVFAFKVDSMKFRPLEEMGLHLKEDFPSIERPDVSALEQRLQEKKMNIELQRRESFGWLQLGGEWRVKGGENYGGVFASIPIPLNDRGQGKVYSAKEEYRKFELALDAKKREVIAEIEAAKKELLAREELLTKYERINLLQKNKQLEEKSRIAYVRGASDQVTFLQAEKNYLTILREYYDLLYLYFNAVENYKAATGKIAEISSANKAKGE, via the coding sequence ATGCGAGACTTCCAATCGGAACACGAACAAGATATACTCGATAAAACTTCCGATAAAAAAAACAGAAGTTGGATCCTTCTTTCTATTTTTGCAGCGTCCGCGTTCTTATTCCCCTTCGGGACCCTGGTCTTTCCGGAAACGATCCCTTTTGAAACGACTAGCGAAGATAAAAAGGGAAGTTCAATCTATAAATCCAACCAAACTACCGATACGGCCAGCACCTCGACAAGTGCGGCCCCGAATTCCGGAAAGGTCATAGATTGGGATGTGGATCGTTTGACTGAATATGCGATTTCCAATAACCCTCTGTATTTATCCGAAAAACAAAATATGGGGATCGAAAGAGGACGGGTGATCACCGCTTCCTTATATCGAAATCCGGTCATTCAATTCCAGCAACAGTTCATCGGAGGAACTCCTAACTCCCAGGGGGGAAGTCCTGAGACCGCACCCGGAATGTACCAAGAAGTGGACGTGTATGGGGTCGTACCTCTTAGGACCAGAGTGGCCAAAAAATCATTCGAAGCATCCATCCAGGATTTCAGGAATTTCGACCGTATTTTCCGAATGAGACTCCGCCAAAATTATTGGGCATTCGTATTTCTCACCCTTTTAGTGGACACCAACAAGGAATTCTACGAAAATTACAGCGATCTTTTGGAACTCACAAAGTTTAGAGTACAGAAAGGGGATATCTCTCCTTTGGAATTCGAACGTTTGGAGTTGGAAAGGATACAGGTAGAAAAATTCTACCGTGATGCGATCGTTCGCAGACAAGTTATCGAAAAAGACTTACGCATTCTCACCGGTTTATCGGAAGAAGAAGGTGTATTCGCATTCAAAGTGGATTCCATGAAATTCAGACCATTGGAAGAAATGGGACTTCATTTAAAAGAGGACTTTCCTTCCATAGAACGCCCTGACGTAAGCGCCTTGGAACAAAGACTCCAAGAGAAGAAGATGAATATAGAATTGCAAAGAAGGGAGTCCTTCGGCTGGTTGCAATTAGGCGGAGAATGGAGAGTCAAAGGTGGGGAAAATTATGGAGGAGTATTCGCTTCCATACCTATTCCCTTAAATGATAGAGGTCAAGGAAAAGTATATTCCGCAAAAGAAGAATATAGAAAATTCGAATTGGCCCTGGACGCAAAAAAAAGGGAAGTAATCGCCGAGATAGAAGCCGCAAAAAAAGAACTCTTGGCGAGAGAGGAACTTTTAACCAAATACGAAAGGATCAACTTGCTCCAAAAGAACAAACAATTGGAAGAGAAGTCCAGAATAGCATATGTCCGCGGCGCCTCCGATCAAGTAACCTTCCTCCAAGCGGAAAAAAATTACCTCACTATCCTTAGGGAATATTACGATTTATTGTATTTATATTTTAACGCGGTGGAAAACTACAAGGCCGCAACCGGAAAAATCGCGGAAATTTCTTCTGCAAACAAGGCGAAGGGAGAATGA
- a CDS encoding SiaB family protein kinase: MQLSKQYNVLKRTGVALLYKGPFSETTISSLNDLLKEKLEGEKKKNRILTVFVEMAQNVAHYSIERDEKSGIGILVLRRKAHNWELNCGNAISREQAEFLKSKLEETKKLSQEELKQRYNEQIRSDRPEKSKGAGLGFFEIARKSDMPLVYQFEEADNGDLFFRLTARFLLEGAYSSNL, translated from the coding sequence ATGCAATTATCAAAACAATATAATGTTCTTAAAAGGACCGGAGTCGCTCTCCTTTATAAGGGACCTTTTTCGGAGACCACCATTTCTTCCTTAAACGATCTTCTAAAGGAAAAGTTAGAAGGGGAAAAGAAGAAGAATCGTATCCTCACCGTGTTCGTGGAAATGGCCCAGAACGTTGCTCATTATTCCATAGAAAGGGACGAAAAAAGCGGGATCGGGATCTTAGTATTAAGAAGAAAGGCGCATAATTGGGAACTCAATTGTGGGAATGCGATATCCCGAGAGCAGGCCGAGTTCTTAAAAAGTAAATTGGAAGAGACTAAAAAACTTTCTCAAGAAGAACTCAAACAAAGATACAACGAACAGATCCGTTCCGATAGGCCCGAAAAAAGTAAGGGCGCAGGTTTAGGATTTTTTGAGATCGCAAGAAAATCGGATATGCCCTTGGTATACCAATTCGAGGAGGCGGACAACGGGGACCTATTCTTCCGATTGACCGCCCGATTTCTGTTAGAAGGCGCCTATTCTTCCAATCTTTAA
- a CDS encoding LA_2478/LA_2722/LA_4182 family protein — protein MKYIKNIMLLSIAVFALVNCSKSPEQKIMELGPRFQLAFCSKVIECGKEEIEKIPPKYRNTLPAFLQSQEACVTFFKENFDQAREQRKAKREEATPEMAQEFENCVSALEKSTCDMFQREKSKQLGVPGCEGLRKIAQPEIP, from the coding sequence ATGAAATATATAAAAAATATAATGTTATTATCGATTGCAGTTTTTGCTTTAGTGAATTGTTCCAAATCTCCCGAACAGAAAATTATGGAATTAGGACCTAGGTTCCAATTAGCATTTTGTTCTAAGGTAATCGAATGTGGAAAAGAAGAGATAGAAAAGATCCCTCCTAAATACAGGAACACTCTTCCCGCATTTCTACAATCTCAAGAGGCTTGTGTTACTTTTTTTAAGGAAAATTTCGATCAGGCACGAGAACAAAGAAAAGCCAAAAGAGAAGAAGCCACTCCCGAAATGGCCCAAGAATTCGAGAACTGCGTATCGGCTTTAGAAAAATCCACTTGCGATATGTTCCAAAGAGAAAAATCAAAACAATTAGGTGTGCCTGGCTGCGAAGGACTTCGTAAGATCGCCCAACCGGAAATTCCTTAA
- a CDS encoding efflux ABC transporter permease has product MGRITYLRFAFSLFLRDSITSFLHVVFSTFFAYGFLFGIFSLRTEKRPTDVSSIDLFLNSPYLVLSLCGLALIFMSIVRVMTRSGDNGIMMAVGGNRQGVILLQTVELWIIHGIGFLLSFILSVFIPIGKSELISPLDYITSFGSEAILIGGVSALVAYLYTLVDPYRSIRRGK; this is encoded by the coding sequence ATGGGAAGAATCACTTACCTGAGGTTTGCATTTTCCCTCTTCCTCCGGGACTCGATCACCAGCTTTTTGCACGTCGTATTCTCGACGTTTTTTGCCTACGGATTTTTGTTCGGAATTTTCTCCCTTCGTACGGAAAAAAGACCCACGGACGTTTCTAGTATCGATCTATTTCTGAATTCTCCGTACTTGGTTTTATCTCTTTGTGGCCTTGCTTTAATTTTTATGAGCATAGTTCGGGTGATGACTCGTTCCGGGGATAACGGAATTATGATGGCTGTGGGGGGAAACCGCCAAGGGGTTATCCTCCTTCAAACCGTGGAACTCTGGATCATTCATGGGATCGGGTTCTTACTTTCGTTCATTTTAAGCGTTTTTATCCCTATCGGAAAGTCCGAATTAATCTCTCCTTTGGACTATATCACAAGTTTTGGTTCGGAAGCCATTCTAATCGGCGGAGTCAGCGCACTTGTAGCCTATTTATACACCTTGGTTGATCCATACAGATCGATCCGGAGGGGAAAATGA
- a CDS encoding beta-ketoacyl-[acyl-carrier-protein] synthase family protein, translated as MDKSKNGKNSRVVITGIGVILPNTFSVQDFWTNLSEGRSQLDFITRFPTEDFPIKVAGEMNTFDWKKHLPDLSDKYSKNYNTETLALMAAMEEANKDAGIAKGDLHPSRVGFIDSSSRASMAWWDFAWRKYLEEKDDNVFDRYSVLTSMASNPTNLTAINANIQGFVTTVSAACVGGHHAISLCYQAIRKGRAEVMYAGGHEFPLLKPLMMMYSDPMSRVMSLEKDNPKKGIRPYDKNRDGFLLGEGAVVLVMERLDRALQRGAKIYSEVLGTYSYNEADHAMRMDLTGKKATTGLRHLMKISGLRLGDIDYFCGHGTATHNNDLAESRAIGHLYEGRPKFHWAPVGSIKPIFGHTFGAAGIINVAATSLMLKNQILCPTINLENPDPECDHDHIAEGARKAKIRYAISMAFAIGSQSSFVSLAAPEF; from the coding sequence ATGGATAAATCTAAAAACGGAAAAAACTCCCGAGTAGTCATCACCGGTATCGGAGTCATTCTTCCGAACACTTTTTCGGTGCAGGACTTCTGGACAAATCTTTCGGAGGGAAGATCCCAACTGGATTTTATCACTCGTTTTCCTACCGAAGATTTCCCGATCAAGGTCGCAGGAGAAATGAATACTTTCGACTGGAAAAAACATCTGCCGGACTTGAGCGATAAATATTCCAAAAATTATAATACGGAAACTCTCGCACTCATGGCAGCTATGGAAGAAGCCAATAAGGATGCTGGTATAGCTAAAGGAGACTTGCATCCAAGTAGAGTCGGTTTTATAGATTCTTCATCCAGAGCTTCTATGGCTTGGTGGGATTTTGCTTGGAGAAAATATTTGGAAGAAAAGGATGATAACGTGTTCGATCGTTATTCCGTTCTTACTTCCATGGCTTCCAATCCTACGAACTTAACCGCAATTAACGCGAATATCCAAGGTTTCGTGACAACGGTTTCCGCAGCTTGTGTGGGCGGGCATCATGCGATCAGTTTATGTTACCAGGCGATCCGTAAAGGTAGAGCGGAAGTAATGTATGCAGGCGGTCACGAATTTCCTCTTCTCAAACCTTTAATGATGATGTATTCCGACCCAATGAGTCGGGTCATGTCTTTGGAAAAGGATAATCCCAAAAAAGGGATACGGCCTTATGATAAGAACAGAGACGGGTTCTTATTGGGGGAAGGTGCAGTCGTTCTTGTCATGGAAAGATTGGACAGAGCATTACAAAGAGGCGCCAAAATCTATTCGGAAGTTTTAGGAACTTACAGTTATAATGAAGCGGACCACGCGATGAGAATGGACTTAACCGGTAAAAAGGCCACAACCGGTCTTAGACATCTCATGAAGATCAGCGGACTTCGTTTGGGAGATATCGATTATTTTTGCGGGCATGGAACCGCCACGCATAATAACGATTTAGCGGAGAGTCGAGCGATCGGTCATCTCTATGAGGGTCGGCCCAAATTTCATTGGGCTCCCGTCGGTTCAATTAAACCTATATTCGGTCATACATTCGGAGCGGCGGGAATTATCAATGTAGCTGCAACTTCTCTTATGTTGAAAAATCAGATACTCTGTCCAACCATCAACCTGGAAAATCCGGATCCCGAATGCGATCACGATCATATCGCAGAAGGAGCCAGAAAGGCGAAAATCAGATATGCGATTTCCATGGCGTTTGCAATCGGAAGCCAATCTTCATTCGTAAGTTTGGCGGCGCCGGAATTTTGA
- a CDS encoding ROK family protein, with protein MSSIIGVDIGAQSIKACLTNELGKIISHSDRKTGPETDSKLFLSTLEEQISELISESKDPVTGIGLGSPGPIDKENGILISSANLPLLKNVPLVDFLRKKFNIPVYYDNDANCAALGEYWFGEGKASPNLIVLTLGTGLGGGWVFEGKLFDGYLGNSMEVGHTTIHPGGALCGCGQRGCAEAYFSASGFSSRFLEKTGSKLPDIETLFDLASKNHKEANEILEEGLECLAQLMRNLIHLFNPEHIVLSGGIAKSYPFFGKRLENRVKEIIFPIFKEYVKILPGKSVTGALGAASLCLDNRS; from the coding sequence ATGAGTTCCATCATAGGCGTAGATATCGGCGCCCAAAGTATCAAGGCATGCCTTACCAACGAATTGGGCAAAATAATTTCCCATTCCGATCGAAAGACCGGACCGGAAACGGATTCTAAACTATTTTTATCTACTTTAGAAGAACAGATCTCCGAACTGATCTCCGAATCCAAAGATCCGGTGACAGGGATCGGACTCGGGAGTCCCGGGCCTATAGATAAAGAAAACGGAATATTGATCTCTTCCGCTAATCTTCCCTTATTAAAAAATGTTCCATTAGTCGATTTTTTAAGGAAGAAGTTCAACATTCCCGTATATTACGATAATGACGCAAACTGTGCGGCGCTCGGAGAGTATTGGTTCGGAGAAGGTAAAGCCTCACCGAATCTAATCGTTCTTACCCTTGGAACGGGGCTCGGCGGAGGATGGGTCTTCGAAGGAAAATTGTTCGACGGATATCTTGGAAATTCCATGGAAGTAGGTCATACTACCATCCATCCGGGTGGAGCGCTTTGTGGGTGCGGGCAAAGAGGATGTGCGGAAGCTTATTTTAGTGCGAGCGGATTCTCTTCCAGATTTTTAGAAAAAACAGGATCCAAACTTCCCGATATCGAAACTCTTTTCGACCTGGCTTCCAAAAATCATAAGGAAGCGAATGAGATCTTGGAAGAAGGATTAGAATGTTTGGCGCAACTCATGCGTAATCTGATCCATTTGTTCAATCCCGAACATATCGTATTATCCGGAGGGATAGCCAAGTCCTATCCCTTTTTCGGAAAACGACTTGAAAACAGGGTGAAAGAAATCATATTTCCCATATTCAAAGAATACGTAAAGATTCTTCCGGGAAAATCGGTCACCGGTGCTCTGGGAGCCGCAAGTTTATGTTTGGATAATAGGTCATGA
- a CDS encoding tetratricopeptide repeat protein, producing MIFVILVAAGIILIVAAGSFLIQSKKDSFEKALALAAMGNYVDSRILIRDILDSNPSNTRAHFIMAKIYAMEGDYNNEAKHLDKIKKIGNFDKEISEVAVSNRIADIYYQQDLFEEAVFHYSDTLSVDPDNLEACIRIGFMAIGQKEFGIADKFLSRIPDEKIKMPALLLAKGVVAGILRKGDPRTYFQKAYEEDPTSSVGGFLYAISLSRAGEHDEAIRVANSVVDVVTDEYVRYTLFQFIMLEFILKENWNEALKHARLCMEIARNNGWKQEMIDSDFHFSLVAVKMGRLEDASEYLIEAESERVDDDRIIELANYKYQVETKRLELGKVSKSGFSPDQELGKLFTELFPVERYYEISGLKSSKSFHIKGIIDEEGNKIVIDVNKIGISAMDHYRSLKGVDFKNLCVKVVLALNYTVSREIPNKEGDGVNFQGLNKTDKETRALFKFRKWKDAKISDIFLRDTLGQVKDLGLDKAFVVGDADFTEGARRFLADNPSRLSVLYGKDLEELLKKALKSQG from the coding sequence ATGATCTTTGTAATTCTCGTAGCAGCTGGAATCATCCTGATCGTCGCGGCAGGTTCGTTTCTCATTCAGTCCAAAAAGGATTCGTTTGAGAAAGCTCTGGCTTTGGCGGCTATGGGAAATTACGTCGACTCTCGGATCCTCATCCGAGACATTCTTGATTCCAATCCATCTAACACCAGGGCCCATTTTATCATGGCGAAAATTTACGCCATGGAGGGCGATTATAATAACGAAGCGAAACATCTCGATAAGATCAAAAAGATCGGGAACTTCGATAAGGAAATTTCGGAGGTAGCGGTTTCCAATCGGATCGCTGATATATATTACCAACAAGATCTATTTGAAGAGGCCGTATTCCATTATTCGGATACTCTTTCCGTAGACCCGGATAATTTAGAAGCTTGTATCCGGATCGGCTTTATGGCGATCGGCCAAAAAGAATTCGGGATCGCAGATAAATTTCTTTCCAGGATCCCGGATGAGAAGATCAAAATGCCTGCCTTACTCTTAGCAAAGGGAGTGGTTGCAGGGATCTTACGAAAAGGAGATCCAAGGACGTATTTCCAAAAAGCATACGAAGAGGATCCAACGTCTTCCGTAGGGGGATTTTTATACGCTATCTCTCTGTCCAGAGCGGGAGAACATGACGAGGCAATCCGTGTAGCAAACTCTGTAGTTGATGTTGTCACAGACGAGTATGTTCGTTACACATTATTCCAATTTATCATGTTGGAATTCATACTAAAAGAGAATTGGAACGAGGCATTAAAGCACGCCCGACTTTGTATGGAAATCGCAAGGAATAACGGATGGAAACAGGAGATGATAGACTCCGATTTCCATTTCTCCCTTGTGGCTGTTAAGATGGGGAGATTGGAAGACGCTAGCGAGTATCTGATCGAAGCGGAATCCGAAAGAGTGGACGACGATCGGATCATAGAGCTCGCAAATTATAAGTACCAAGTAGAAACCAAAAGATTGGAACTTGGTAAGGTTTCCAAGAGCGGATTCAGTCCGGATCAAGAGCTTGGAAAATTATTCACGGAACTATTTCCAGTGGAACGTTATTATGAGATCTCGGGTTTAAAATCTTCCAAGTCCTTCCATATCAAAGGGATCATAGACGAAGAAGGAAATAAGATCGTAATCGACGTAAACAAGATCGGGATCAGCGCCATGGATCATTACAGATCCTTAAAGGGTGTGGATTTCAAAAATCTATGCGTAAAAGTTGTGCTCGCATTGAATTACACCGTGAGTCGGGAGATCCCAAACAAAGAAGGGGATGGGGTTAATTTCCAAGGCCTAAATAAAACGGATAAGGAAACGAGAGCTCTTTTTAAATTCAGGAAATGGAAGGACGCTAAAATTTCGGATATATTCTTAAGGGATACTTTAGGCCAGGTAAAAGATCTCGGCCTGGACAAGGCCTTTGTTGTCGGTGATGCGGATTTTACGGAAGGTGCCCGCAGGTTTTTAGCCGATAATCCGTCCAGACTCTCCGTACTCTACGGAAAAGACTTAGAAGAACTTTTAAAAAAGGCGCTTAAATCCCAAGGTTAA
- a CDS encoding histidine triad nucleotide-binding protein, with protein MTDSCIFCRLINKEIPAKIVFEDENLLAFHDIAPQAPVHILVIPKKHIVDIDKTGAEDKALLGEILFRATEIARSLGLNKEGFRIVNNMGLLGGQTVFHLHFHILGGRQMKWPPG; from the coding sequence ATGACGGATTCGTGCATATTTTGTAGACTGATCAACAAAGAGATCCCTGCTAAGATCGTTTTTGAGGACGAGAATTTATTAGCTTTTCATGATATTGCTCCTCAGGCGCCCGTCCATATCCTGGTCATTCCTAAAAAACATATCGTGGACATCGACAAAACCGGAGCGGAAGACAAAGCGCTTCTGGGAGAAATTTTATTTAGAGCCACCGAGATCGCAAGATCCTTAGGGCTTAATAAGGAAGGTTTCCGGATCGTAAACAATATGGGCTTACTTGGCGGTCAAACGGTTTTCCATCTACATTTCCATATACTGGGTGGAAGACAAATGAAATGGCCTCCAGGTTGA
- a CDS encoding PP2C family protein-serine/threonine phosphatase yields the protein MKLRYYAITDKGNFRSHNEDSFLTVDSLVCGQTHGESETVRTLDTEESSGLFALADGLGGHEAGEIASRVALEKLAWMEKAIRPIEELPSSGWKNLIRKINNEVNAYGESIGKPKMGTTLVGCLLGRRKSWIFNVGDSRLYHFTKNGLSKVTVDHNIGEELGTSYGRNLLTSCIGGGTKSIEVDTFDYSGKLSPGDFILICTDGLTEVLNIDQIEKILREHEDLRETCRILSEEANLRLTRDNHTIVIIKIDSV from the coding sequence ATGAAACTCCGGTATTACGCAATTACGGATAAAGGAAACTTTCGTTCTCATAACGAGGATTCTTTTTTAACCGTAGATAGTTTGGTATGCGGCCAAACTCACGGAGAATCGGAAACAGTCCGAACATTAGACACGGAAGAATCTTCCGGACTTTTTGCATTGGCGGATGGCCTCGGCGGACACGAGGCTGGGGAGATCGCAAGTCGAGTTGCATTAGAAAAACTTGCATGGATGGAAAAAGCGATCCGTCCTATCGAAGAATTACCTTCCTCCGGCTGGAAAAACCTGATCCGAAAAATTAATAACGAAGTAAACGCCTACGGTGAATCCATTGGAAAACCGAAGATGGGGACCACTCTAGTCGGTTGTCTTTTGGGAAGAAGAAAGTCCTGGATCTTCAACGTAGGCGACAGTCGCCTTTATCATTTTACGAAGAACGGACTTAGCAAGGTAACGGTAGATCATAATATCGGAGAAGAGTTGGGAACCAGTTACGGAAGAAATCTTTTAACTAGTTGTATCGGCGGCGGAACTAAAAGTATAGAAGTGGATACATTCGACTATTCGGGAAAATTATCTCCGGGAGATTTTATATTGATCTGCACCGATGGTCTCACGGAAGTCCTGAATATAGACCAGATAGAAAAGATCCTGAGAGAACACGAGGATCTTAGAGAAACCTGCAGGATACTGTCGGAAGAAGCCAACCTCAGACTGACCAGGGACAATCACACGATTGTGATCATCAAGATCGATTCAGTTTGA